A region of Nerophis lumbriciformis linkage group LG26, RoL_Nlum_v2.1, whole genome shotgun sequence DNA encodes the following proteins:
- the gabrg1 gene encoding gamma-aminobutyric acid receptor subunit gamma-1, whose product MGPRGPWVLLAVLGCCVALGPGKQEEEDYEDVPINKTWVLSPKVYESDVTMILNKLLQGYDNKLRPDIGVRPTVIETAVYINSIGPVDPINMEYTIDIFFAQTWYDSRLKFNSSMKLLMLNSNMVGKIWIPDTFFRNSRKSDAHWITTPNRLLRLWSNGRVMYTLRLTINAECYLKLHNFPMDEHSCPLEFSSYGYPRNEILYRWQRRAVEVADQRYWRLYQFAFVGMRNTSDVAHTQSGEYVVMTIFFDLSRRMGYFTIQTYIPCSMIVVLSWVSFWINKDAVPARTSLGITTVLTMTTLSTISRKSLPKVSYVTAMDLFVSVCFIFTFAALMEYGTLHYFTSNRQTKKAKANNQTQHNTTSMVRLHGGTSLLQMNDIMRYHEEDDDHAYECLDGKDCAGFFCCFDDCRSGAWRENRMHVRVSKIDSYSRIFFPTAFGLFNVVYWIGYLYL is encoded by the exons ATGGGGCCGCGTGGTCCGTGGGTGCTGTTGGCGGTGCTGGGATGCTG TGTGGCGCTTGGGCCCGGCAAACAAGAAGAAGAGGATTATGAAGATGTGCCCATAAATAAGACCTGGGTCTTGTCTCCGAAGGTCTACGAAAGTGATGTGACCATGATACTAAATAAACTTCTACAAGGTTACGACAACAAGCTACGACCTGACATTGGTG TGAGGCCGACTGTGATTGAAACAGCCGTGTACATCAACAGCATTGGACCAGTGGACCCCATAAACATG GAATACACGATAGATATATTCTTTGCCCAGACATGGTATGACAGCAGACTGAAGTTCAACAGCTCAATGAAACTACTCATGCTCAACAGTAACATGGTAGGCAAAATCTGGATTCCCGACACATTCTTccggaattccaggaaatccgacgCACACTGGATCACCACACCCAACCGTCTACTGAGGCTGTGGAGCAATGGGAGAGTGATGTACACGCTGAG GTTGACTATTAATGCGGAGTGTTACCTTAAGCTGCATAACTTTCCAATGGATGAGCACTCGTGTCCACTGGAGTTTTCAAGCT ACGGTTACCCTCGGAATGAAATCTTGTATCGATGGCAAAGGCGAGCGGTGGAAGTGGCCGACCAGCGTTATTGGAGACTCTACCAGTTTGCCTTTGTAGGGATGAGAAATACCTCGGATGTGGCGCACACCCAGTCAG GAGAATATGTCGTCATGACTATCTTTTTTGACTTGAGTCGGAGAATGGGCTACTTCACCATCCAGACCTATATACCTTGCAGTATGATTGTGGTCTTGTCCTGGGTCTCCTTCTGGATCAACAAGGATGCTGTCCCCGCTCGCACATCTCTag GCATCACCACCGTGCTCACCATGACAACCCTGAGCACCATCTCCAGGAAGTCCTTGCCCAAGGTGTCCTACGTCACCGCCATGGACTTGTTTGTCTCCGTCTGTTTCATCTTCACCTTTGCCGCCCTGATGGAGTACGGAACCCTGCATTACTTCACCAGCAACAGGCAGACCAAGAAGGCTAAAGCCAACAACCAAACGCAA CACAACACCACCAGCATGGTGAGACTCCACGGGGGAACGTCGCTGCTGCAGATGAACGACATCATGCGCTACCACGAGGAGGACGACGACCACGCCTACGAGTGTTTGGACGGGAAAGACTGCGCCGGTTTCTTCTGCTGCTTCGACGACTGCCGCTCAGGTGCCTGGCGGGAGAACAGGATGCATGTACGCGTGTCCAAGATCGACTCCTACTCGCGGATATTCTTCCCCACCGCCTTTGGCCTTTTCAACGTGGTTTACTGGATAGGTTATCTCTACCTGTGA